Below is a window of Gemmatimonas sp. UBA7669 DNA.
ATGCGGTCGCCTTGCTCCCACCGTCGGACGACGACCGGCGCCGCGGCCGGTAAACCGACACACCAGGCGTCGCTGGCCAGCGGCTCAACACCCAGACGGCGGAAGCGCCACCGCCCGAACCGGAGCGGCAGCGCCTCACTCAGCCCCGTCCAGATGGACGGCGCACTCACCCGGCGCTCGGGACGCCGCACTTCGAACACCTCGCCGCGTCCCTCGCGGCGGCGCATGATGCTCGCCCCGCCCGCGACGGTGATGTGCGCCCCCACACGCCGGTTTGTGGTAAACCGCACGGCCGAGCGGGTTCCGGCGGCGTCGAGCGTAATGCCCACCCGTGCGCAGAGTGCCGGCCACAGCACCCCCCGCCCGGCGTCCGATGTAGCCTCGAGGACCGACACCGGCACCACCAGCCGTTGACCGTTGGCCTGAATCTGCAGGCCCGTCTCGTCCACCAGACGCTCGACGTCGCGGCGCCATTGGGCGGCCCGCTCCCCCACCGTGAGCATCGCATCACCAAAACCTGGCGCCACCCGCTCGAGCGCCGGCAGCAACTCGTGTCGCACCCGTCCACGCAGGAACTGCAGCGACTCATTCATGGGATCATCGAGAAAGGGAATCCCCTCGCTCGCCACCCAGCGTTTGAGCTCCGCCCGCGACACGCCCAGCCAGGGTCGCACGACACGCGACGGCGCTGCCAGCGCCGCCAGCCCACGCGCGCCACTGCCGCGCAGGGCGCGCATGACAATGGTTTCGAGCTGATCATCGCGCGTGTGTGCGGTGGCCACGCGCGCCTTGAAGCCGCGCGCCACCCGTCGCAGAAAACTCCATCGCGCATCACGCCACGCGGCCTCGGTGGCTCCCGGCACCCGTGCCCGCTCGCGCACCACCGTCACCCCGAGGCGACGGGCCTGCGCCGCCACGACCGACGCGGCCTCCGTGGCCCAGTCGCCCGTGGCATGATCGAACGTGGCCACCGCCGCCAGTCGCTCCGGCGCCCAGCGCACCATGGCATGCAGCAGCGCCATGGAATCGCTGCCGCCGGACACCGCCAGCACCCAGGGCTCGGTTGTCGCATCCAGCGCCACCGACAATGCGGCCCGGAGCAGGTCGCCCGGGGCAATCGGTTCCAAGTCTGGCAGCGGCAGCTCCGCCTCGTCCTGCCGGGCGACGTCGCCGCGCGGTGTGTGCACGCTGGCCTCCATGTCTCGCACACTCGCCACGGAACTCCGCCCAGTCAACCGCTGGCCACCACACGCAGGCACCGGGGACATAGGGCCTACCCTTGAACGCGCTTCGCGTTTACTCTTGTCGTGTTCCGGCGCCGGGGTCACCCACCCGCGCCGCCCATCGTCACCGGAGAACGGCAGTGGAATATCACGGCACCCTCGGCACCATCTGGGCTTCGTTCGGCATGACCGCCTACTACATGGCGCTCACGTGGATCAATCTGTTGCTCGGACTGTTCCTCACGCCGCTGTTCTTGATTCCGCTCTCCTGGCTCAAGCAGAAGCAGGGCGGTTTCAACAACTGAGGCGCGTCGGAGTCGCGACGCGCAGGTCGCGTAGCGCTCGGCAGCATCCCCAGCGTATCACGAAGCACGAACG
It encodes the following:
- the tilS gene encoding tRNA lysidine(34) synthetase TilS, giving the protein MHTPRGDVARQDEAELPLPDLEPIAPGDLLRAALSVALDATTEPWVLAVSGGSDSMALLHAMVRWAPERLAAVATFDHATGDWATEAASVVAAQARRLGVTVVRERARVPGATEAAWRDARWSFLRRVARGFKARVATAHTRDDQLETIVMRALRGSGARGLAALAAPSRVVRPWLGVSRAELKRWVASEGIPFLDDPMNESLQFLRGRVRHELLPALERVAPGFGDAMLTVGERAAQWRRDVERLVDETGLQIQANGQRLVVPVSVLEATSDAGRGVLWPALCARVGITLDAAGTRSAVRFTTNRRVGAHITVAGGASIMRRREGRGEVFEVRRPERRVSAPSIWTGLSEALPLRFGRWRFRRLGVEPLASDAWCVGLPAAAPVVVRRWEQGDRIRTAGAPAGRRVTRYFSELRIPVLDRPGWPVLLLHDEVVWVPGVCRGLAAPSRPGRSDLIWYRCEREFD